DNA sequence from the Sneathiella sp. P13V-1 genome:
AGTCTATGAACCTCACCATTAATGGGGAAGGCCGCCAGTTTGATCGCGCCTTGACCATTGCAGAACTCCTTGTGGATCTGGAACTGGATGGCGGCAAGGTTGCCATTGAACGCAATCTTGAGATCGTTCCCAAATCTACTTATGGCGAAACACAGCTGGTAGACGGCGATAAATTGGAAATCGTTCACTTCATTGGTGGCGGAAATACGGATACGGATATGGAAAATGATCCTTTCATAGTGGCGGGGCAGGAACTTAAATCCCGTCTGATTGTTGGAACCGGCAAATACAAGGATTTCGAAGAGACAAAACTTGCTATTGAAGCCTCTGGTGCTGATATGGTGACTGTGGCCGTACGCCGTGTGAACATCACGGATCGGAACCAGCCAATGCTGGTAGATTATGTGGATCCGAAGAAATACACATACCTTCCGAACACAGCATTCTGTTACACCGCTGACGAAGCCCTTCGGACATTACGCTTGGCCCGTGAAGCAGGGGGCTGGGATCTGGTGAAACTGGAAGTTCTTGGGCACGAAAAGACATTGTATCCAAATATGCCGGAAACCCTAAAGGCTGCTGAAACATTGATCAGCGAGGGCTTTAAGGTGATGGTTTACTGCTCAGATGATCCGATCATGTGTCAGGAACTTGAAGATATGGGATGTGTCGCCATCATGCCGTTGGGCGCACCGATTGGATCCGGCCTTGGCATTCAGAACCCTGTCGGCATTGGCATCATTAAGGATCAGGCGAAGGTTCCTGTGATTGTGGATGCGGGTGTCGGTACAGCATCAGATGCGACCATAGCTATGGAGCTTGGCTGTGATGGTGTGTTGATGAATACAGCGATTGCGCATGCAAAGAACCCAATCATCATGGCATCTGCCATGAAAGACGCGGTGACAGCGGGACGTAAATCCTTCCTTGCAGGCCGAATGCCACGTAAGAAATACGCCGATCCAAGCTCTCCGCTTGCAGGACTTATCTAAAAAACAAAGGCGGCACTTAGCCGCCTTTTTATTTGGGTTTTAGCTCGTCCGCTCGTTGATCGAGCTTACCTAAAAACTTGTCCAGTGCTTCGATTTCTTCGATACTAAACTCGCTCAGCAATGATGCTTCATATTCCTGTGCCAGCGGAATGATCTTATCCAGAATCTCCTGTCCTGCTTCCGTAAGGTGCAGGGAATAGGATCGACGATCTTTGGCCACAATGCGCCGCTCCAACCGGCCTGATTTTTCAAGCCGTTCAATAGCACGGCTCATATTCACTTTATCGAGCGATGAAAGTTCACCCACTTCACGGGCGGTAAGGCCCGGACGTTCGCCCAAGTTAGCAACAATGCGCCATTCCTGAATGGTGAGGTCAAATTTTTCAGAATAGTGCTGCGCCAAGGATCGACTGACCATTCCTGACAGTTTTGTCAGGCGATAAGGCAGAAAACGCTGCAAATTGAGTTTTGTTTCTTCTTTTTTCATGTTGGTATCTTGACTTTTCGTCTCAAAAAGAACAACTTCAAAATAATAGTTGCATTTGTAACTAATAGCCATGTTTTTTTAGGATGGAGGAAAAACAGTGTCAGATCTTTGGGAAAACCCAATGGAGACCGACGGTTTCGAATTTGTGGAATATGCAGCACCTGATCCTGCTGCATTGGGGGCGTTGTTTGAAAGCATGGGCTTTAAGGCCGTTGCCAAGCACCGGTCCAAGAACGTCACTCTGTACCGTCAGGGTGACGTAAACTTCATTATCAACGCAGAACCAAACAGCTTTGCGCAGTCATTTGCGCGTATTCATGGTCCTTGCGCCTGTGCCATGGCCTTTCGCGTGAAAGATGCGGCTAAGGCAATTACACGCGCTAAAGAATTGGGTGCGTGGGTTGTTGAATCCGAAGCCGGTCCGATGGAGCTGAATATTCCTGCTATCAAGGGTATCGGTGATTCCCTGATTTATCTGGTGGATCGTTATGGCGATAAAGGCTCCATCTATGATGTGGACTTTATTTTCCATGATGAAAATGACCGCAATCCTGAAGGAGCGGGCCTGACTTATATCGATCACCTCACGCACAATGTGCACCGTGGTCGTATGGATGAATGGGCCGAGTTCTACACACGTCTTTTTAACTTCAAGGAAATTCGTTATTTCGATATCGAAGGTAAGCTGACTGGCCTGAAGAGTAAGGCAATGACCAGCCCTTGTGGTAAGATCCGAATTCCGATTAACGAAAGCTCTGACGACAAGTCACAGATTCAGGAATATCTGGATGCGTATCACGGGGAAGGTATTCAGCATATCGCCCTTGGTACAAATGATATCTACTCAACAGTAGATTCCATGACCAGCACTGGCGTGTCTTTCCAGGATACACCTGATACCTATTACGATCTGTTGGATGAGCGCGTGAAGAACCACGGCGAGCCAACGGAAGAGCTGAAAAAGCGTCGTGTTCTTCTGGATGGTGCGCCAACCGAAGGGCAGGGGCTCCTGCTACAGATCTTTACTCAGAATGTAATCGGTCCGATTTTCTTCGAACTCATTCAGCGTAAAGGCAATGAAGGCTTTGGTGAAGGTAACTTCCAGGCGCTGTTTGAATCAATTGAACTGGACCAGATCAACCGCGGTGTGATCTGATCCAGTTTTAGTAATCTGAATTAGTTGGTTGTCGTATTGACCGTTTTATCGCGGGCTTGGGCAACCAACTGCTTCATACGGGCTTGCGGGATGGCACCAGGTGCCAACTGTCCACCAATGATAAAAGCAGGTGTTCCTGTAATGCCGAGAGCCTGCGCCAGATCATATGTCCGGCGAAATTCTGCGGTAATTTTCTCTGATCCCATATCTTTTTCAAGTTTTGCAGCATCCATTCCCAGATCTTTTGCAATATTCATCAGACGATCTTTTGTAATGCCGCCACGAAGCTGCATTAGCGCATTATGAAATTCCATATACTTGCCTTGCTCGCGTGCTGCGGTAACGGCGCGGGCTGCCAATACTGATTGCTCTCCCAGAATTGGGAATTCTTTCATCACAAGGCGAATGTTGCCGTCATCTTCGACAGTTTTCATCAGATCCGGAAAACTGCGTTTACAATAGCCACAACGATAGTCAAAAAATTCTACAATCGTGACATCACCGTTCGGGTTGCCACCAACAAAGCTGTACCCATCATTTTCAATTTCATCTTTAAGGTCTGTCAGAAGGCGTGCTTTACGAATTTCCTCTTCTCGTGCTTCCGCCAGTTGAAGACGTTCTACTGCTTCACGAATAACTGTCGGATTTTCAAGCAGATAAGCGCGTACTTGCGCACCAAATTCCTTGTCGGCCGAGGCTACATATTCCTGTTTTGGTGTGATTTCCCGATAAAAGAGGAATATCAGAGCACCCACAATTGAAATCGCAACTGCGGCGAGGATAGGGGCAGGTAGGCTGTTTTTGTTCATTTGTACGTCTCTATACTGAGGGAATGTTCCTAAAAGGTATCTGGAAATGATCCAGATTCAATTAACAAGCTCGTGAGCTAACCTATTTGTTAAGCTGGCGACTGGCAATTGTAATGATATCGTCAGCCCGCAGATAACCAGGAGAACCCGCAGACATGTTCTCTTGCACTCGTTTGGCATGAAAGATGGCTTTATCCCACTTGCCGAGCAATGCAAACCGTTCTGCTGTTGCCAGAGACAGATTCCCTGTGTCCCCTAAACGGTTATAAGCGATCGCGAGCTGGTTCCAGCTATTCGTTGCATAAGGATCATAAGCAGTTGATGTCCTTAAAATTCTCACCGCTTCTTCTAAATACTGGTTGTCGCCCGTAGCCAACAAAACTGTCCCGTAAAGGGTTAGGATGAGAGGTTGGTACGGGGCCACATCTGCTGCAATTTTCAAGGAAGGAACTGCGCTATAAGGATCACCATTTTCAAACAGCATTTGCCCTTTCAATTCATGGAAATAAGGATCAGCTGGATATTCCAGAAGAAGGTTGTCGATCTCTTTCAGACCTTTTTCAAGGTCAGGGTATTTGAAATACGCGATCGAGCGGGCATAGCGAGCACCAAGAGATTTATCTGATACTGGGTATTTCCGCAGTGTTTTTCTAAGACCCTTTGTGAAGCCGTAGAGTTTGGCTTGCATACGCTCCAATGCAATCCAATCCTGTTTAGAGGCTGGTTTATCTTTATACGGGGAGGCATCCACTGCCGAGCGCAGCGCTGCAATACGTTCACCGCTAATCGGGTGACTTCTCCAGTAAGGATCAATTTTACCGTAAGCTACTGTTTCCTGTTCACCCAGAATTTCTAGAAATTCTACCATTCCCTGACCTGATGATCCTGTATCAGTCAGGTAT
Encoded proteins:
- the thiS gene encoding sulfur carrier protein ThiS, translating into MNLTINGEGRQFDRALTIAELLVDLELDGGKVAIERNLEIVPKSTYGETQLVDGDKLEIVHFIGGGNTDTDMENDPFIVAGQELKSRLIVGTGKYKDFEETKLAIEASGADMVTVAVRRVNITDRNQPMLVDYVDPKKYTYLPNTAFCYTADEALRTLRLAREAGGWDLVKLEVLGHEKTLYPNMPETLKAAETLISEGFKVMVYCSDDPIMCQELEDMGCVAIMPLGAPIGSGLGIQNPVGIGIIKDQAKVPVIVDAGVGTASDATIAMELGCDGVLMNTAIAHAKNPIIMASAMKDAVTAGRKSFLAGRMPRKKYADPSSPLAGLI
- a CDS encoding MarR family winged helix-turn-helix transcriptional regulator — encoded protein: MKKEETKLNLQRFLPYRLTKLSGMVSRSLAQHYSEKFDLTIQEWRIVANLGERPGLTAREVGELSSLDKVNMSRAIERLEKSGRLERRIVAKDRRSYSLHLTEAGQEILDKIIPLAQEYEASLLSEFSIEEIEALDKFLGKLDQRADELKPK
- the hppD gene encoding 4-hydroxyphenylpyruvate dioxygenase translates to METDGFEFVEYAAPDPAALGALFESMGFKAVAKHRSKNVTLYRQGDVNFIINAEPNSFAQSFARIHGPCACAMAFRVKDAAKAITRAKELGAWVVESEAGPMELNIPAIKGIGDSLIYLVDRYGDKGSIYDVDFIFHDENDRNPEGAGLTYIDHLTHNVHRGRMDEWAEFYTRLFNFKEIRYFDIEGKLTGLKSKAMTSPCGKIRIPINESSDDKSQIQEYLDAYHGEGIQHIALGTNDIYSTVDSMTSTGVSFQDTPDTYYDLLDERVKNHGEPTEELKKRRVLLDGAPTEGQGLLLQIFTQNVIGPIFFELIQRKGNEGFGEGNFQALFESIELDQINRGVI
- a CDS encoding DsbA family protein, with protein sequence MNKNSLPAPILAAVAISIVGALIFLFYREITPKQEYVASADKEFGAQVRAYLLENPTVIREAVERLQLAEAREEEIRKARLLTDLKDEIENDGYSFVGGNPNGDVTIVEFFDYRCGYCKRSFPDLMKTVEDDGNIRLVMKEFPILGEQSVLAARAVTAAREQGKYMEFHNALMQLRGGITKDRLMNIAKDLGMDAAKLEKDMGSEKITAEFRRTYDLAQALGITGTPAFIIGGQLAPGAIPQARMKQLVAQARDKTVNTTTN
- a CDS encoding M48 family metalloprotease → MLLQIQTVMAQSKLSFIRDAEIEHTLRSYATPLFTSAGLNAEDVSIHLVNSKVINAFVAGGQRMFFFTGLLERVENPNQLKGVIAHETGHISGGHLARTQEALRNASTKSILGYLLGAAVIFAGGGKAGAAVIGGAQAEAQKSFLKYSREQESSADQASIKYLTDTGSSGQGMVEFLEILGEQETVAYGKIDPYWRSHPISGERIAALRSAVDASPYKDKPASKQDWIALERMQAKLYGFTKGLRKTLRKYPVSDKSLGARYARSIAYFKYPDLEKGLKEIDNLLLEYPADPYFHELKGQMLFENGDPYSAVPSLKIAADVAPYQPLILTLYGTVLLATGDNQYLEEAVRILRTSTAYDPYATNSWNQLAIAYNRLGDTGNLSLATAERFALLGKWDKAIFHAKRVQENMSAGSPGYLRADDIITIASRQLNK